A region of Haliotis asinina isolate JCU_RB_2024 chromosome 7, JCU_Hal_asi_v2, whole genome shotgun sequence DNA encodes the following proteins:
- the LOC137291611 gene encoding uncharacterized protein, producing MAGFRIRNFVQPPNLLRLIEVLLSVIAVCLVTGWRSEGFSYNDLNRSDFNVLHNLQYFVGMSTLTFLAVAALCLIILIKPVYLSPLVDMILNAVLSVLLFIAAIVLCVSITRLGESTAVKEADLTFSSLEGAVALGFMCALALGGSGWFALQTHRRRSDLPLNQSHTNADLPGDIPT from the exons ATGGCAGGTTTCCGAATTCGTAATTTTGTGCAGCCACCAAATTTACTTCGTCTCATCGAAGTT CTTTTGAGTGTCATAGCCGTGTGTTTGGTGACTGGGTGGCGGAGCGAGGGATTCTCCTACAATGATCTCAACCGAAGTGACTTCAATGTTCTCCACAACCTACAGTACTTTGTTGGCATGTCAACACTGACATTTCTAGCTGTCGCTGCCCTCTGCCTAATCATTCTCATCAAACCAGTTTACTTGTCACCCCTTGTT GACATGATTCTGAATGCTGTGCTGAGCGTCCTCCTCTTCATCGCAGCAATAGTATTGTGTGTGTCCATCACCCGATTGGGGGAGTCAACTGCTGTTAAGGAGGCTGACCTCACCTTCTCCAGCCTTGAGGGAGCTGTG GCTCTCGGCTTTATGTGTGCACTAGCTCTTGGTGGAAGTGGTTGGTTTGCACTCCAGACTCATCGCAGGCGGAGTGACCTCCCCTTGAACCAGTCCCACACCAATGCAGATTTACCTGGTGACATTcctacatga